A region of Streptomyces sp. NBC_01788 DNA encodes the following proteins:
- a CDS encoding acyltransferase family protein, whose translation MSRDRYVDFLRAWAIVLVVFGHWLITALARGRDGAEITAPELLAVLPWTQWLTLVFQIMPLFFLAGGYSAGGSWARAREVGGTAAGWVRRRAVRLLLPTGVYSALVLTAVGISSALEVAPGTLALVGWAMAMQFWFLPVYLLLSALTPVLHTAHRRWGLRVPVALSAAALVADTLMLTAHVPYVGMLNYVLVWGVAYQLGFCWRDGLLTGRRRVPAAMAAGGGLAFAGLVALGPFPVSLILVTGQIPSNTDPPSAAMLAWAVAQVGLCLLVAPTARRLPARERVWRVVRRVGGASMTLYLWHMLPVLIVAAAFYLTGLAPEPALGSLAWWALRVPWLLALGIVLAGVAVALRPLQSGLATVYERACADADLRRSWPLWLGLPLAVAALSRFAVQGFAPDGRFPTLPALGLTLGALLVIFPGRDTPRRTQDAGPDTLPGIGAPLSRGPRVRLERREERLRDGRSPLRRRRLLGDPPGGVGGT comes from the coding sequence ATGAGCCGAGACCGCTACGTCGATTTCCTGCGCGCGTGGGCGATTGTGCTGGTGGTGTTCGGCCATTGGCTGATCACCGCCTTGGCCCGGGGGCGGGACGGAGCGGAGATCACCGCACCGGAGTTGCTGGCGGTTCTCCCCTGGACCCAGTGGCTGACCCTGGTGTTCCAGATCATGCCGCTGTTCTTCCTGGCAGGCGGCTACTCCGCGGGCGGCTCGTGGGCGCGCGCCCGTGAGGTGGGTGGTACGGCCGCAGGATGGGTGCGGCGGCGGGCCGTGCGGCTGCTGCTTCCGACCGGTGTCTACAGCGCTCTCGTGCTGACCGCCGTCGGGATCTCCTCGGCGCTCGAAGTGGCCCCCGGCACTCTCGCCCTGGTGGGGTGGGCGATGGCGATGCAGTTCTGGTTCCTCCCCGTCTACCTGCTCCTCAGCGCGCTGACGCCAGTGCTGCACACAGCACACCGACGATGGGGACTCCGCGTTCCGGTGGCCTTGAGTGCGGCCGCCCTGGTGGCCGACACGCTCATGCTGACCGCGCACGTCCCGTACGTCGGAATGCTCAATTACGTACTCGTGTGGGGAGTCGCCTACCAGCTCGGCTTCTGCTGGCGGGACGGCCTGCTGACCGGGCGTCGGCGGGTGCCCGCCGCGATGGCGGCGGGCGGCGGACTGGCCTTCGCGGGTCTGGTCGCCCTCGGACCGTTCCCGGTCAGCCTGATTCTGGTCACCGGGCAGATCCCCAGCAACACCGATCCGCCGTCGGCAGCCATGCTGGCATGGGCGGTGGCCCAGGTGGGCCTGTGCCTGCTCGTCGCGCCCACGGCACGGCGGTTGCCGGCCCGCGAGCGGGTGTGGCGCGTGGTGCGCCGTGTGGGTGGTGCGAGCATGACCCTGTACCTGTGGCACATGCTGCCGGTGCTGATCGTCGCGGCGGCGTTCTACCTCACCGGGCTCGCCCCCGAGCCCGCACTCGGCTCCCTGGCCTGGTGGGCGCTGCGCGTGCCGTGGCTGCTGGCACTGGGCATCGTGCTCGCCGGAGTCGCGGTCGCGCTACGGCCGTTGCAAAGCGGATTGGCGACGGTGTACGAGCGGGCCTGCGCCGATGCCGACCTGCGGCGCTCCTGGCCGCTGTGGCTCGGTCTGCCCCTGGCCGTGGCCGCCCTGTCCCGCTTCGCCGTGCAGGGCTTCGCACCCGATGGCCGGTTTCCCACACTGCCCGCACTGGGGCTGACGCTGGGCGCGCTGCTGGTGATCTTCCCCGGACGAGACACGCCGCGCCGCACGCAGGATGCCGGCCCGGACACCCTGCCGGGCATCGGAGCACCGCTGTCACGCGGGCCGCGCGTCCGCCTGGAGAGACGCGAAGAACGGCTGCGCGACGGCCGGAGTCCCCTCCGCCGGCGTCGTCTGCTCGGTGATCCGCCCGGCGGCGTCGGGGGGACCTGA
- a CDS encoding CocE/NonD family hydrolase: MKRRRTAPWAASAALTTLALTGTLATPAIATPAIAAPDTTPASATAAQDRPQATADDPVTHEDNDRVPQGALWTQHYFPSSDGSGVELHADVLRPAGLPANAKTPVILSVGPYFSHAGETAPAGWDKVGPSARFQDFIEGARLMERGYTFVMVDLRGFGGSTGCLDFLGPGEQADIKAAVEWAASRPWSTGKVGMYGKSYDANTGLAANTLKLKPLRAIVSQEPTWNRYNYLYSNGVPRSNVTSTPRSYYSIATMAPLADDSDHYKANAGYEKNHPECESDNLTNTQNPDPKSSFWRARDFASRAAGSQTPLFVTSGFIEDNTKPEEMQKYLANHQGPQRGWLGQWEHVRGNETNAKGQLKMGRAGWFDEVMRFYDQYLRGIKPSVTDPAFSLEDSLGQWRAQPTWPMTSDAYKVRLAPGQYVDDGGKTPKTVLPTTPQQQSQGWDIEYAAEAGSLTTDQLTALGADTPANSYWTWSTPAAEQVRITGSPQITLKTSGQGNVWARLWDIAPDGKATMFNENVAQLQNGGSTSFALKATDWTFQPGHQLGVQLGTITSNGWQSVPSGKTVTVSDARLSLEVQDPRFDAPTQGDRSPYLDTYLKANTTTLTDIGTPTFTLSISKNR; this comes from the coding sequence GTGAAAAGACGCCGTACGGCCCCCTGGGCCGCCTCAGCCGCCCTCACCACCCTCGCACTGACCGGCACACTCGCCACACCCGCCATCGCCACACCCGCCATCGCGGCACCCGACACGACACCCGCGTCCGCCACCGCAGCACAAGACCGGCCGCAGGCCACAGCCGACGACCCCGTCACCCACGAGGACAACGACCGCGTCCCGCAGGGCGCGCTCTGGACACAGCACTACTTCCCCTCCTCGGACGGCAGCGGAGTCGAACTGCACGCCGACGTGCTGCGACCGGCAGGCCTGCCGGCGAACGCGAAGACACCGGTGATCCTGTCGGTGGGCCCGTACTTCTCCCACGCGGGAGAGACCGCCCCCGCGGGCTGGGACAAGGTCGGACCCTCGGCACGCTTCCAGGACTTCATCGAAGGCGCCCGGCTCATGGAACGCGGATACACCTTCGTGATGGTCGACCTGCGTGGCTTCGGCGGCAGCACCGGCTGCCTGGACTTCCTCGGCCCCGGCGAGCAGGCGGACATCAAGGCAGCCGTCGAATGGGCGGCGAGCCGGCCGTGGTCGACCGGCAAGGTCGGCATGTACGGCAAGTCCTACGACGCCAACACCGGCCTGGCGGCCAACACCCTCAAGCTCAAGCCTCTGAGGGCGATCGTCTCCCAAGAACCGACGTGGAACAGGTACAACTACCTGTACAGCAACGGGGTACCGCGTTCCAACGTGACCAGCACCCCGCGGAGTTACTACTCGATCGCGACGATGGCGCCGCTGGCCGACGACAGCGACCACTACAAGGCGAACGCCGGATACGAGAAGAACCACCCCGAGTGCGAGAGCGACAACCTCACCAACACCCAGAACCCCGACCCGAAGTCGTCGTTCTGGCGAGCCCGCGACTTCGCCTCTCGCGCGGCCGGATCCCAGACACCGCTGTTCGTCACCTCGGGCTTCATCGAGGACAACACCAAGCCCGAGGAGATGCAGAAGTATCTGGCCAACCACCAGGGCCCGCAACGCGGTTGGCTCGGTCAGTGGGAACACGTACGCGGCAACGAGACCAACGCCAAGGGCCAGCTCAAGATGGGACGGGCAGGCTGGTTCGACGAGGTCATGCGGTTCTACGACCAGTACCTCCGCGGCATCAAGCCATCAGTGACCGACCCCGCGTTCTCCCTTGAGGACAGCCTTGGCCAGTGGCGCGCCCAGCCGACCTGGCCGATGACCAGCGACGCGTACAAGGTACGGCTGGCACCCGGACAGTACGTCGACGACGGCGGCAAGACACCCAAGACCGTCCTGCCGACGACGCCGCAGCAACAGTCGCAGGGCTGGGACATCGAGTACGCCGCGGAGGCCGGCTCACTGACAACCGACCAGCTGACCGCACTCGGCGCTGATACACCCGCCAACAGCTACTGGACCTGGTCCACGCCCGCCGCCGAGCAGGTGCGGATCACGGGCAGCCCGCAGATCACGCTGAAGACCAGCGGGCAGGGCAACGTCTGGGCACGCCTGTGGGACATCGCCCCGGACGGCAAGGCGACCATGTTCAACGAGAACGTCGCCCAGCTGCAAAACGGTGGATCAACGTCCTTCGCTCTGAAGGCCACGGACTGGACCTTCCAGCCAGGGCACCAACTGGGCGTCCAGCTCGGAACCATCACCTCGAACGGCTGGCAGAGCGTCCCCTCGGGCAAGACGGTCACCGTCTCCGACGCCCGGCTCTCCCTCGAGGTACAGGACCCCCGGTTCGACGCACCGACCCAGGGCGACCGCTCACCGTACCTGGACACCTACCTGAAGGCGAACACCACCACACTGACCGACATCGGAACCCCCACCTTCACACTGAGCATCTCGAAGAACCGATGA
- a CDS encoding TetR/AcrR family transcriptional regulator: MTVWDRPEPPTRPVPLDRERIVAAAIALADEGGLEAVSLRKVAARLNAGPMRLYGYISTKQELFDLMVDEVQAEIVPEEQPGDWREELRILAHRTRQTALRHEWLADLLGGRPTLGPNGLAVTEATLAALDGHADIDTVMRAVETVSAYFTGAIRREIANLTAERATGLSKRDWQRASGPHVTRMLATGRFPALAKAVYDGTDVDAETSFATGLDWVLDAVAAKLTRPPA; the protein is encoded by the coding sequence ATGACTGTGTGGGACCGGCCGGAGCCGCCGACTCGCCCCGTGCCGCTCGACCGGGAGCGGATCGTCGCCGCCGCCATCGCGCTGGCCGACGAGGGCGGGCTGGAAGCGGTGTCGTTGCGCAAGGTCGCCGCCCGGCTGAACGCCGGCCCGATGCGGCTGTACGGATACATCTCCACCAAGCAGGAGCTGTTCGACCTCATGGTGGACGAGGTCCAGGCCGAGATCGTCCCCGAGGAACAGCCCGGTGACTGGCGGGAGGAGCTGCGCATCCTCGCCCACCGCACCAGACAGACCGCCCTCCGCCACGAATGGCTGGCCGACCTGCTCGGCGGCCGCCCGACCCTGGGCCCGAACGGCCTCGCCGTGACCGAGGCCACGCTGGCCGCCCTCGACGGCCACGCCGACATCGACACCGTCATGCGCGCCGTGGAGACTGTCAGCGCCTACTTCACCGGCGCGATCAGGCGCGAGATCGCGAACCTGACGGCCGAACGCGCCACGGGCCTGTCCAAGCGCGACTGGCAGCGCGCCTCCGGCCCGCATGTGACGAGAATGTTGGCCACGGGCCGCTTCCCGGCGCTGGCCAAGGCCGTGTACGACGGCACGGACGTGGACGCCGAAACATCCTTCGCGACCGGCCTGGACTGGGTCCTCGACGCCGTGGCCGCCAAACTCACCCGCCCACCGGCGTGA
- a CDS encoding MFS transporter codes for MSSLAPAHSRGSSWPLVALFTAGYLAPYLLPTVVGRLGDRLGLGPAQAGLVGSALLLSSAAAGFTLAARVERFGPRRLARTGLLLAALGYGCAALSDSVPVVVAGAMAGGFGSGTATTVAASGIAAQRDPHRTSTFGLLSVSALAGTVYLTIPHLGTGHGLPFAALALTALLVWPTTGRLAGAVAPGHTAAPRGTLPYRRAGLVLAGSMLFWSMAQNSLWGVSSRIGLHQAGLSEVTVGAVFAAALGAGLLGVIGASALGARLGRAVPIGAGTALIACCIAVSASADDLPSFATGEIAWNTVYPIVLSYLIGLAASLDARGRWAVLAGSASSLGTACGPLAGSLLSASAGYSAMGLVLGAGLLLLALPLTAVALHAGGRPLVPGTVRRRGGAPAAVVAATTGTATGTVPQVGAPEQPVVEIEVPLTGPTLDRQAFDTAGPHGFTPTQAAPTTH; via the coding sequence GTGTCCTCCCTCGCGCCCGCGCACTCGCGTGGTTCCTCCTGGCCCCTCGTCGCTCTCTTCACGGCGGGCTATCTCGCGCCTTATCTGCTGCCCACCGTCGTCGGCCGCCTCGGCGACCGGCTCGGTCTCGGACCCGCGCAGGCAGGGCTTGTCGGCAGTGCCCTGCTGCTGAGTTCGGCCGCGGCGGGCTTCACGCTCGCGGCCCGCGTAGAGCGGTTCGGGCCGCGACGCCTGGCCCGGACCGGGCTGCTGCTCGCGGCGCTCGGCTACGGCTGCGCGGCCCTGTCGGACAGTGTGCCGGTGGTGGTCGCCGGGGCGATGGCGGGCGGTTTCGGCTCGGGCACGGCCACCACGGTCGCCGCGTCGGGCATCGCGGCCCAGCGCGACCCGCACCGCACCTCGACCTTCGGGCTGCTGAGCGTCTCAGCGCTCGCCGGCACCGTCTACCTGACAATCCCTCACCTCGGCACGGGACATGGGCTGCCGTTCGCCGCGCTCGCCCTGACCGCGCTGCTGGTGTGGCCGACGACGGGCCGACTCGCCGGCGCCGTGGCGCCCGGCCACACGGCGGCGCCGCGCGGCACGCTGCCCTACCGCCGCGCGGGGCTGGTCCTGGCGGGCTCGATGCTGTTCTGGTCCATGGCGCAGAACTCACTGTGGGGCGTGAGCAGCCGTATCGGCCTGCACCAGGCAGGACTGAGCGAGGTCACCGTCGGCGCGGTCTTCGCCGCAGCTCTGGGCGCCGGGCTGCTGGGCGTCATCGGCGCGAGCGCGCTCGGCGCGCGGCTCGGGCGGGCAGTGCCGATCGGGGCGGGCACCGCACTGATCGCCTGCTGCATCGCGGTCAGCGCCTCGGCCGACGACCTGCCGTCGTTCGCGACCGGCGAGATCGCCTGGAACACCGTCTACCCGATCGTCCTGTCCTACCTCATCGGGCTGGCGGCCTCACTCGATGCGCGCGGCCGCTGGGCAGTGCTGGCCGGATCCGCGTCCTCGCTGGGCACCGCGTGCGGTCCGCTCGCCGGAAGCCTGCTGTCGGCGAGCGCCGGCTACTCGGCGATGGGCCTGGTCCTGGGCGCCGGACTGCTCCTGCTGGCGCTGCCCCTGACGGCCGTCGCCCTGCACGCCGGCGGTCGGCCGCTCGTCCCCGGTACGGTCCGGCGCCGGGGTGGCGCCCCGGCGGCGGTGGTCGCGGCCACCACGGGCACCGCAACGGGCACGGTGCCCCAGGTCGGCGCCCCGGAACAGCCGGTCGTCGAGATCGAGGTACCGCTCACCGGCCCGACGCTCGACCGGCAGGCATTCGACACCGCGGGCCCGCACGGATTCACCCCCACGCAGGCGGCCCCGACCACCCACTGA
- a CDS encoding EamA family transporter — MRNAPVAASLPSASSTGPSAPAPSGERLATVVTMAGSGLSNQIGAAIGSHAFPVIGPVGVVAVRQYVAAIVLFAVGRPRPQDFTRAQWWPVMGLAVVFGTMNLSLYTAIDRIGLGLAVTLEFVGPLTIALAAARRRVDAACAVIAAAGVVALMRPQPSADYVGMGLGLLAACCWASYILLNRTVGRRIPGAQGSATATGISALMFLPVGIVLVLHRPPTASAVGCAVAAGVLSSTVPYLADLFTLRRVPAQAFGLFMSVNPLLAALVGWIGLGQNLGWTEWTSIGAIVAANTLSTLTRRS; from the coding sequence ATGCGTAACGCACCCGTCGCGGCGTCCCTGCCATCCGCTTCCTCGACCGGCCCTTCGGCCCCTGCCCCGTCCGGCGAACGGCTGGCCACGGTGGTCACGATGGCCGGCAGCGGCCTGTCGAACCAGATCGGTGCCGCGATCGGCTCCCATGCCTTCCCCGTGATCGGCCCGGTCGGCGTCGTCGCGGTCCGCCAGTACGTCGCCGCGATCGTCCTCTTCGCCGTCGGCCGACCACGCCCGCAGGATTTCACCCGGGCGCAGTGGTGGCCGGTGATGGGGCTGGCCGTGGTGTTCGGGACCATGAACCTGTCCCTCTACACGGCCATCGATCGCATCGGTCTCGGCCTGGCGGTCACGCTGGAGTTCGTCGGTCCGCTCACCATCGCGTTGGCCGCCGCACGCCGACGCGTCGACGCCGCCTGTGCGGTGATCGCCGCGGCGGGCGTCGTCGCCTTGATGCGTCCCCAGCCTTCGGCCGACTACGTGGGAATGGGCCTGGGCCTGCTGGCCGCGTGCTGCTGGGCGTCCTACATCCTCCTCAACCGCACCGTCGGCCGGCGCATCCCGGGCGCCCAGGGCTCCGCCACGGCGACCGGGATCTCCGCGCTGATGTTCCTGCCCGTCGGCATCGTCCTCGTCCTGCACCGGCCGCCGACCGCCTCAGCCGTCGGCTGTGCCGTCGCGGCCGGCGTGCTGTCCTCGACGGTGCCCTACCTCGCCGACCTGTTCACCCTGCGCCGCGTACCCGCCCAGGCGTTCGGGCTCTTCATGAGCGTCAACCCCCTCCTGGCCGCCCTCGTCGGCTGGATCGGGCTGGGCCAGAACCTGGGCTGGACGGAATGGACGAGCATCGGTGCCATCGTGGCCGCCAACACCCTCAGCACCCTTACACGGCGCAGCTGA
- a CDS encoding class I SAM-dependent methyltransferase, giving the protein MRHEDQPPAAAALFDALGPAYEKAFAHAPAHLSALEWLTERLPPAARTLDVGSGTGRPTAAALIAAGHSVLGVDVSPVMVELAARQVPEAEFRCDDIRELPIEADSFDGVCVFFSLLQMTRAEQSALTLRLAQALRPGGHLVLATVPADVEDVEVLFMGRPVRATSFAEEDVVGMVEAAGLTVLFRHSTAFTPDHPGAGPEPHLFLYCRRDETGR; this is encoded by the coding sequence GTGAGGCACGAAGACCAACCGCCGGCTGCCGCCGCGCTGTTCGACGCGCTGGGCCCCGCCTACGAGAAGGCGTTCGCTCATGCACCCGCGCACCTGTCCGCGTTGGAGTGGCTGACCGAGCGGCTGCCACCCGCCGCGCGAACACTGGACGTGGGCAGCGGCACCGGGCGCCCCACCGCGGCCGCGCTCATCGCGGCAGGGCACTCGGTGCTGGGCGTCGACGTCTCTCCCGTCATGGTCGAACTCGCCGCCCGGCAGGTCCCCGAGGCCGAGTTCCGCTGCGATGACATCCGTGAGCTCCCGATCGAGGCGGACTCGTTCGACGGCGTGTGCGTGTTCTTCTCACTGCTGCAGATGACCCGCGCCGAGCAGTCGGCTCTGACGCTGCGGCTGGCCCAGGCCCTGAGGCCCGGCGGGCATCTGGTGCTGGCCACCGTGCCCGCGGACGTGGAGGACGTCGAGGTGCTCTTCATGGGCCGGCCGGTCCGCGCCACGAGCTTCGCGGAGGAGGACGTCGTCGGCATGGTGGAGGCGGCCGGCCTGACGGTGCTGTTCCGGCACAGCACGGCCTTCACACCGGACCACCCCGGCGCCGGGCCCGAGCCTCACCTCTTCCTGTATTGCCGCCGCGACGAGACCGGGCGCTGA
- a CDS encoding MarR family winged helix-turn-helix transcriptional regulator, producing MSPTPEPTPARLRAIPSRLLAGAAVVADRLVSERLAAEGARKWHFAVLVALAEAGAASQAELSRRTGIYRSDMVAVLNELAAAECIRREPDPSDRRRNVITLTPTGRRRLERLDTLVSDAQRELLAPLTPVQQDELTHLLTTLTEHHHPPHPSPSTCAVPSLAPTVDGSSG from the coding sequence GTGAGCCCAACCCCCGAACCCACCCCGGCCCGGCTGCGCGCCATCCCCAGCCGCCTGCTCGCCGGGGCCGCGGTCGTCGCCGACCGGCTCGTCAGCGAGCGCTTGGCCGCCGAGGGCGCTCGCAAGTGGCACTTCGCCGTGCTGGTCGCGCTCGCCGAGGCCGGTGCCGCCAGCCAGGCCGAACTCAGCCGCCGCACCGGCATCTACCGCAGCGACATGGTCGCCGTCCTCAACGAGCTTGCCGCCGCCGAATGCATCCGCCGCGAACCCGACCCCTCCGACCGCCGCCGCAACGTCATTACCCTCACCCCCACTGGCCGCCGCCGCCTGGAGCGCCTCGACACGCTCGTCTCCGACGCCCAGCGTGAACTCCTCGCCCCCCTCACCCCCGTCCAGCAGGATGAACTCACCCACCTGCTCACCACCCTGACCGAGCACCACCACCCTCCGCACCCCAGCCCATCCACCTGCGCCGTCCCGAGCCTCGCCCCCACCGTCGACGGCTCCTCGGGATAG
- a CDS encoding FAD-dependent oxidoreductase, whose amino-acid sequence MRHRIAVVGSGPAGLTFARVLHRHGYPVAVFERDPAPDARPPGGTLDLHEGLGQLAVDKAGLLAEFQALSRPEGQGMRILDADGTVLRDWRPRPEDRANPEIDRGQLRDLLLGPLDVQWGRGVTQVVPGTRDGVLVHFADGRQETFDLVVGADGAWSRIRPAVSPVTPHYTGVTLVETSLDDVDTRHPDLARLVGDGCVAVYGVNRTLVAQRNSGGHAKVYAQFRAPLDWHSHLDLADVEAVRSSLLALFHGWAAPVLDLLRHGTVFVHRPLHVLPVSHTWNHVPGVTLLGDAAHLMPPLGAGANLAMLEGAELAESIATGPGDLDEAVRAFEEQMWARAGRWAKITTAGLERLVSPDPAEALALFDQVQPS is encoded by the coding sequence ATGAGACATCGTATCGCCGTGGTCGGGAGCGGCCCTGCCGGCCTTACCTTCGCCCGTGTCCTGCACCGCCATGGCTACCCCGTCGCCGTCTTCGAACGCGATCCCGCCCCCGACGCCCGCCCCCCGGGCGGCACGCTGGACCTGCACGAAGGGCTGGGCCAACTCGCGGTGGACAAGGCGGGGCTGCTGGCGGAGTTCCAGGCGCTGTCTCGCCCCGAGGGGCAGGGCATGCGCATCCTGGACGCGGACGGGACCGTCCTGCGCGACTGGCGACCCCGTCCGGAGGACCGAGCCAATCCCGAGATCGACCGCGGGCAACTCCGTGACCTGCTGCTCGGCCCTCTCGACGTCCAGTGGGGTCGGGGCGTGACACAGGTGGTACCGGGGACCCGGGATGGCGTACTGGTCCATTTCGCGGACGGGCGACAGGAGACGTTCGACCTCGTGGTCGGCGCGGACGGCGCCTGGTCCCGGATCCGCCCGGCAGTCTCGCCGGTGACGCCGCACTACACCGGCGTCACCTTGGTCGAAACCTCTCTCGACGACGTCGACACCCGCCACCCTGACCTCGCCCGGCTGGTCGGCGACGGGTGCGTGGCTGTGTACGGCGTGAACCGGACTCTCGTCGCCCAGCGCAACAGCGGCGGGCACGCCAAGGTGTACGCCCAGTTCCGCGCGCCGCTGGACTGGCACTCACACCTGGACCTGGCTGACGTCGAGGCCGTGCGATCGAGTCTGCTGGCCCTGTTCCACGGCTGGGCCGCTCCCGTCCTCGACCTCCTCCGCCACGGCACCGTTTTCGTCCACCGCCCCCTCCACGTCCTGCCCGTGTCCCACACCTGGAACCACGTCCCCGGGGTGACGCTACTGGGCGACGCCGCCCATCTGATGCCCCCGTTGGGGGCGGGCGCGAACCTGGCGATGCTGGAAGGCGCCGAACTCGCCGAGTCCATCGCCACCGGCCCAGGAGATCTGGACGAGGCCGTCCGCGCCTTCGAGGAGCAGATGTGGGCACGGGCCGGCAGGTGGGCGAAGATCACGACGGCCGGTCTGGAGCGTCTCGTGAGCCCGGACCCCGCCGAAGCCCTCGCCCTCTTCGACCAAGTCCAGCCGTCCTGA
- a CDS encoding epoxide hydrolase family protein has product MIKPFRIDIPQADLDDLTDRLARTRWPNEVADAGWDYGFPLGRLKELAEYWRTGFDWRAHEARLNELPHFTTEIDGQNIHFVHVRSANPDALALVLTHGWPGSFLEFLDVIEPLSRDFHLVIPSIPGYGFSGPTHERGWDATRVARAWAELMHRLGYERYGAQGGDFGAGISTALGAVAPEHVVGVHVNYLPTRPVPDAGIELSETDEARLEKVRQLMANRPPYQALQALTPQTIGYALTDSPVGQLVWIAERFAQWTDPETPVSDERMLTDISLYWLTATAASSARFHHDAPRGVQQPCPVPMGVAVFAHDITQSVRPLAERLYDIRHWSEFERGGHFAAMEVPELLAEDVRDFFLTRIKYDDRVATR; this is encoded by the coding sequence GTGATCAAGCCGTTCCGCATCGACATTCCCCAGGCCGACCTCGACGACTTGACCGACCGCCTCGCCCGCACCCGTTGGCCCAACGAGGTCGCCGACGCCGGGTGGGACTACGGCTTCCCACTGGGGCGGCTCAAGGAGCTTGCCGAGTACTGGCGCACCGGCTTTGACTGGCGTGCGCATGAGGCCAGGCTCAACGAGCTTCCGCACTTCACCACCGAGATCGACGGCCAGAACATCCACTTCGTCCATGTCCGGTCTGCGAACCCGGACGCGCTCGCGCTGGTCCTCACCCACGGCTGGCCCGGCTCGTTTCTGGAGTTCCTCGACGTGATCGAGCCGTTGTCGCGCGACTTCCACCTGGTGATTCCGTCCATCCCTGGTTACGGCTTCTCCGGGCCGACCCACGAACGCGGCTGGGACGCCACCCGGGTCGCGCGGGCCTGGGCCGAGCTGATGCACCGTCTCGGGTACGAGCGCTACGGCGCGCAGGGCGGCGACTTCGGCGCGGGCATCTCCACGGCGCTCGGCGCGGTGGCGCCCGAGCACGTCGTCGGGGTGCACGTCAACTACCTGCCGACCCGGCCGGTTCCGGATGCCGGCATCGAACTGTCCGAAACGGATGAAGCCCGGTTGGAAAAGGTCCGGCAGCTGATGGCGAATCGCCCGCCGTACCAGGCTCTGCAGGCCCTCACCCCGCAGACCATCGGCTACGCGCTGACCGACTCGCCGGTCGGCCAGCTGGTCTGGATCGCCGAGCGCTTCGCGCAGTGGACCGACCCCGAGACGCCGGTCAGTGACGAGCGGATGCTCACCGACATCTCGCTGTACTGGCTGACCGCCACAGCGGCCTCCTCGGCCCGGTTCCACCACGATGCCCCGCGAGGGGTCCAGCAGCCGTGCCCGGTGCCGATGGGTGTTGCGGTGTTCGCACACGACATCACGCAGTCGGTGCGACCACTGGCAGAGCGGCTCTACGACATCAGGCACTGGTCGGAGTTCGAACGCGGCGGCCACTTCGCCGCGATGGAGGTGCCGGAGCTGCTGGCCGAGGACGTCCGGGACTTCTTCCTTACCCGCATCAAGTACGACGACCGGGTCGCCACCCGCTGA